CTCCAGCCGGAAGCGGGCGCGGAAGGCGGGGTCGGTGGCGAGCCGGGCGTGGACGGTCTTGAGGGCGACCGTACGGCCGCCGGGCGTGCGCGCCAGGTAGACCGTGCCCATGCCGCCGGAGCCGAGGCGGGCGAGCAGGCGGTACGTGGCGACCGCGGCCGGGTCGTCGTGGGTCAGGGGCGACAGCATGAGGTCAGGTCCGTCGGATCGAGAGCGGGGGCAGGGAGAGGGGAGCGGGAGGACGTGTCAGGTGAGGGCAGGCGTGGCGGGCTCCGCGGGGCCCGCGTGCTCGGGTGCCACGGGCAACTCCGCGGCCAGCAGCTCCGCCGACTGGCGGGCGAGCGCGGCGACCACCCGGCCCGGCAGCCAGCCGGGGGTGAGCAGGGCGCCGGCCGAGTTCAGCACCGTCTGGTGCGAGGTCGGCGGTGCGAGCGCGGACATCACGGCGGCCGCCGTGGGGCGGTCGGCGGGGTCGCGGGCCAGACAGGAGGAGACCACCTGGCGCAGGGCGGGCGGGAGTTCCTCGCGTTCGGGGACGGTGTGGCCGGTGGCGGCGTACGCGAGGACGGCGCCGAGCGCGAAGACGTCGCCCGGCGGTCGCGGGCGGCCGCCCGAGGCCTGTTCGGGGGCGAGCGACCCAGGGTCGAGGCCCGGCAGGCCGGTGCGCGGCTCGCCGTCGGCCGCGGCGGCCCGTACCGCGCCGAAGCAGCTCAGCCGCGGGCCGTCGGCCGTGAGGAGGACGGCGGCGGGGGAGACCCCGGCGTGCGTGAGGCCCTGGGAGTGCGCGGCGGCGAGCGCCTCGGCGAGGGCGGCGCCGACGGCCCGGACGGTGGTCTCGGGCAGCGGGCCGCCGTGGACGGCGAGGGCCACGGGGAACGGGAGGGCGGGTACGTACGGGGTCGCGTACCAGGCGGGGCCTGACCAGGCAGGGCCTGCGGCCGGTTCGGTCAGTTCGGCCACGTCCGTCACCGGGGCGATCCACGGGCCGAGGAGGTGGCGGGCCGCGCCGGCCTCGGCGGCGAAGCGGGCCGGGTCGGTGCCGGGCAGCGAGGTGCTCAGGAGGACCGTACGGCTGCCGTCCGCGGTGCGGGCGACGAACCGGCGGCAGGGGACGGCGGAGGTGGGTGGGTCGAGGCGGGTGATCAGCCGGTACGGGCCGATCCGGCGGTCCGGGGGCGCACCCTGCTCCTGGGGCGCCCGTTGCCCGTGGGGCGCCCGTTGTCCGTGGGCCGCCCGCTGTTCCTGGACCGTCCGCGCCGCCGCCCCGGATGGCGCGGAGTCCCCTTGCGTGCGCGACCGTTCCACCGGTGATTCCCCCTGTTGCTGCGACTGGCGTGGCGACGCTCCCGGGGCGACCCGGGGCGGGTCGAGCCTACCGAGGCGGCGGGGCGTGGCGGCGGGGCGGGGCCCGGCCTCCGCGCCCGCGAGGTACGGGCCGGGGACGGGTGAGCCCGGAACGTCCGAGGCTGTCCGGGTTGCGAAGGTGAAGTGGGCCTGTGCGCGCGGTGAAGCGTCGTGAAGATCTCGTTCCGCCCAGGAATTCCGGGTGGGGAGTGCTCGAACGCATCACTGCGGTACTACGATCGCCGTGATTCCGTGGGTACGGAACTTGCTGAGGCGAAGCCGGAACGATCACCACGCGATCGCCGGCACGATCACCGCGCGGGGGAGAGCATGTCGTTCGACGAGGAGTGGGCGTCGGTCCGGTCCACCTCCACGGCCAGCGTGAGCATGAGGCTCAACCAGGTCGCTCCGGAGCCCGGCGGCGGGGGCGGCGGCAACGCCGACCTCAGCGTCGACCAGGACAAGCTCGGGGCCATCGGCAGCGCCGCCTACGCGCTGCACGGCCGGCTCGTCAAGGACGGGAACCACGCGCGGACGAACACCACGGAGGCGGCGACGGGCATGTCGAGCAACGGCTTCCTCACGGGCTCCGCGATGTCGACCGTGCAGGAGACGTGGAGCTCGCAGCTGAACACGCTGCTCGACGCCTGCGCCAACATCTCCAACCACCTCGACTACAGCGCGGCCTCCCACGCGAAGGAAGAGGAAGACATCAGGGCGGCCCTGGCGGCCTCCAAGATCAACGAGTACTTCAAGTAGTCCGGGGGCCCTGCTGTGTTGACCTACGACAACGTGCACCACGCGCCGCTCGACAAGATGAAGGCGGCGGCCGACGACTGGTCCGCGATGAAGGGCAAGCTGGACAAGCTCGCCGACGACGCCCGTACGACGATGGCCGCGAAGGCCAAGGACGACTACTGGCGCGGGGTGAACGCCGAGGTCACGAAGCCGTTCGTGGACAAGACGGCGAAGGAGTTCGAGGACGCCGCGAAGGCCGCCGACGGCATCCACAAGATCCTGGAGGACGGCTACAACGCCTTCAAGAAGGCGAAGGACGACCTCAGGACGATCGCCGAGACCGACGCCCCCGCGAAGGGCTTCCTCGTGAAGTCCGACGGCACCGTCGAGGCCAGGGAGCCGCTGTCCCAGATCAAGGACCCCGGTGCCCGGCACGACCCCGACTTCCAGGACCTCGTGCGCAAGGAGCGCGCCGACATCCAGGCGATGCAGGAGCGCATCAAGGCCATCCTGGAGGTCTGCACCGAGGCTGACGTGGCCTGCTCCAACGCCCTCAAGGCCAACATCACCGGGGACAAGAACAACTTCAGCGCCCCGAAGTACGCGAGCCTCGACGCCGAGGAGGCGCAGCGCGCCGTCGACCTGGCCAAGAAGGGCCGGGACATCTCGCACGAGGAGCTGATGCGCCTCAACGAACTGCTGAAGGACAACAGCGGTTCGAAGGAGTTCTCCAGGACCTTCTACGACGGCCTCGGTCCGAAGGGCTCCCTGGAGTTCTTCGGGCAGCTGTCCACGGACACGTACGACTACTCGAAGGTCGACAAGGAGCGCCTCGCGGACGTCCAGGAGCTCCAGAAGAACCTGGGCCTCAACCTGGCGACGGCCACGCAGGGCGGCGACGCCTGGACCGACAAGTGGTCCACGGACATGCGCAAGCTCGGCACGGAGCGCATCCCGCTGGTCAAGTACGACAACAACCCGGCCTTCGGGTACCAGTTGCTCGGCGGCATCATGCGCTACGGCGACTACGACAAGAAGTTCCTGGTCCCGATCGCGGAGCACGTCACCCAGCTCCACGCCAAGGACCCGTACATGTTCGCCGAGAGCAAGCCGATGGGCGGCGGCTGGCTCAAGAACCAGTACAACCCCTCGGGCGTCAACGGCTCCGGCTTCGACCCGATGGTCTCGATGCTGGAGGCGCTGGGGCACAGCCCGGAGGCCTCGAAGGAGTACTTCTCCAAGGAGCCGACGTCCTACAACAAGGACGGCAGCGTCGGCGGCACGATCGACCTGGACCCGAAGAAGGACGGGAGCCAGAACGACGGCTACCTGAAGTACTTCCAGAACAAGGAGTACGAGTTCTTCCCCGACATCGAGGGCCACAACCCGGACGACTGGAAGAAGACCGCCGACTACATGCCGGACGCCCTCGGCCACGCCCTGGAGGCGGCGACCACGGGCCACGGCTGGGACGACCCCACCCCCCAGCTGCACCGCGACGAGAAGTCCGCCGAGATCATGAAGCAGGTCATCGACTCGTACGGCACCAGCACCGAGCTGCGCGAACAGCACAAGCCGCTGATGGACAGCCTGGGGCGGATGGGCGCCGCCTACATCGACGACCTCAACTACTCCATGCACAACTTCGGCGGCACAGGGGACGCGGTCAACCGCAACGAGCTCTACCCGAACAGCAGCGATGAGACCCGGCGTACCGACTTCGGGTTCACGCAGTCGCTGGACTTCCTGAAGGCTGTCGCAGGGGACGAGGACGGGTACAAGAGCATTTCCGCCGCCCAGCAGGTCTTCGAGGCCAGCGGCATCAAGGCGCTGGAGAAGGACCGCGACGACGCCATGGCCTTCGCCCAGAACGCCACCCTCGTCCACGGCGTCATCGACGAGTCGCGCACCACCCAGATCGGCGAGGACTTCAAGGACGACGAGGACGCGAAGAACCTCAAGCTCGAACAGCAGGCCGAGTGGCGGAAGTCGGCGGTGAGCGGCGGTGTCGCGGCGGTCGTGGGAGTCGGCTCCGCGGTTGTGCTGGGCCCGGCGGCGGGTGTCGTGGCGGCCACCGTCGTACCGATCATCATGGAGAGCGCCGGCTCGGCCCTCAGTACCGAGTACGCCTCCGACAGCCTTCAGTACCTGAAGGACAACGAGTACAAGAACGACGACGAGGCGCGGAAGGGGATCGAGGGGGTCAGGGAGGCCGGCCGGGGCAGCGCGATGGCCCCGCTGATGAGCTTCGCGGACTCCATCGGGATGACGGAGGCCGAGAAGCGCGAGTTCTTCCGTCAGGCGCAGACCTCCTACATGGACGGCGAACAGCTCGTCAGCGGTACCGAGTCGAAGGTCAGGTGAGCATGTCGGTTGCCAGGAGGCGAGCGGGCGCGGGTTCCGCCGCCGCACTCGTCGTCGTTCTGTCGGTGGCGTCCTGCGGAGGCGGAGGCGGAGGCGGAGGTGAGGCCACCCCGAAGGTGAGTGCGACGGAGGCTGCGCGCACCGAGGCCGCTCTCAAGACATGCCAGAAGGTCTTCGGGGCGAAGAACGTAGATACCTTGCGGGCCGAGTTCGGGGACGGGCTCCGCGCGTACGACCGGTCGCTCTCCGAGATGAAGGAGCGCATGGTCACGGAGGCGCGCGGTTGGGCGGCCGCCGAGGACGATCTACGGCGCACCACCTACCGCCCCTGCCAGATCGAGGGCAGGGCCGAGGGCGCTGCGAGCTGGGTCACCAGCACCGCCGGGTGGTCCATGGACGACATCGGTTCCGTGAGCTCCGCGAAGGGCAGGCAGCGCTGGCGCAAGGTGGCCGACGGGGTCTACGTGGCCGTCCGCCCCGACATCGGGGGCACGCAGGTCGTCATGCCCTGCACGATCCCGGGTACCGCCGCGGGCCAGGGCAGCGAGCTGCCGCTCCAGGTCTCGGTGAACGACGAGGACCGGAAGGGGAGCGGGACCGTGTCGACGGAGCAGCTCCTGAAGTCCCTCGCCGAGAGCACGCGCGAGCTGCTGGGCTGCGAGGAGAAGGTCGCGGTCCCCGACGACCTGCTTCCGTGAGCTCTGCGCCCGGCGGACCGGCCGTCAGTCCTCGGCGATCTCGACCACCGGCGACAGCTGCGACAGGAGGAGGACGGTCGCGCGGGTGATCAGGGCCGCGAGGATGATGGTCGCGAGGCCCTCGACCCGCAGGTCCGAGAGTTTCGGGCCCAGCCAGGACAGCAGCCACCAGATGAGCGCGTCCTGGACGAAGCCGACCGCGCCGAGCGCGCCCAGGACGGGCAGCGGGACACGGCCCGACGGGCCCACGTGGACCAGCTGCGTGAGGACCGTCAGGACGACGGCCGCGACGAGCAGCGAGAGGACGGCGTCGACGGTCTCCGCGCCCAGCGTGATGCCGGGCAGCAGGCCGCCGGCGAGACCCACGCCCACGAGGATGCCCAGTCTGCGTCTGCCGTGATCATTCATGGGCGGACTGTGGCACATGCCCGGTGCGGGGTGGAAGATCTCGTCGATGAAGAGACGGTGATCGGTCGAGACGGTGATCGGTCGAGACGGTGATCGGTCGAGACGGTGATCGGTCGAGACGGTGATCGGTCGAGACGGTGATCGGTCGAGACGGTGATCGGTCGAGACGGTGATCGGTCGAGACGGTGATCGGTCGAGACGGTGATCGTAGAGACCGTGATCGGAATCGAACCGACGTAACTCGCTTTGCAGGCGAGTCCCTGAACCACTCGGGCACACGGTCGTGTTGTGCACTGGTACGACCGTAGAGCGGCGGCCGGGAGGGGCTCAAGGGGTTCGGGGGCCGTGCCATGCGACTGCAACGGGGCTGCCACACCCCGTTCACAGTCGGGCCCGGCGCGCGAGGGCGCCGGCTCAGGCGGACGTCTCGTCCGCGGTTGTTTCTGCGGTTGTTCCCGCGGGTGTTTCCGGGCTCGTGTGGAGGATCGCGCGTGCCTGCTCCGCGGCGCGCGAGGTGCTCTCGCTGACGAAGTCGAGGAAGCGGGCGATGTTTTCGAGGCGCGTACCGGCCGGGGTGTCGGGGCCGAGGACGCCGACGCCCTGCCGTGCGGTCTCGACGATCTGGGCGGTGGCCCGGGCGCTTGCCATCATCGACTGGTACCAGACGTCGGCGTCGACGGTGTAGCGCTCGCGGCGGCCTTCGTCGCGTTCCCGGCGGACGAAGGCCTGGCCCTCCAGGAAGGCGATCGCCTTGGAGACGGTCGCCGGACTGACGCTGAGGCGCTGGACGAGTTCGGCCGCGGTGAGACTGCCCGTGTCGCTCATGCAGAGGCACGCCATCACCCCGGACATCATCTTGGGCATGCCCGACTGCATGAAGACGGTGGTGAGGACTTCCTCGTACTCGCGCACGGCCTCGGGGTCGCGTCCGTGGGCCTGCGGGAGCGCCTCCGGGCTCCGGGGCGTGGCCTGCCTGCTCCGGTGGGCACGGCGTTCGGTGGCGCGGTGGGCCAGGTCGGCGCGGTAGCCGGTGGGGCCGCCGTTCCGCATCACCTCACGCGTGATGGTCGAGGTCGGACGGTCGAGCCGTCGGGCGATCTCGGCGTAGGCGAGGCCGTCGGCCAGCCCCAGCGCGATCTGCTGACGTTCCTGCTGGGTGAGCCTGCCACCTGGCATCGCTGTCTCCTTCGTGCTCCTCGGGTGCCGCCACTATAGCGTTCACGCTCATTTCATTGCAACGCGAAGGTGCTGGTTGTTGCGTTAGCTCGCATGATGGTTGCAATGAAATCTCGGCTTTCACCTGCGGTGATAGGGATTTGATGCAACGTGACCGTTGCTCGATCCTTGAACGCAACGTAGCGTTTCTCTTGTCGGAAACGGCACGGACAAGGAGTCCGGGCCGGAAAACACAAGGAGCGCATCATGCAGAAGTTCGCCACCACCGCCCCCGTCTCCGCCATCCTCGACATCCCGGCCGGCACCATCCGGTTCATCGCCGCCGACCAGACCGCCGGCACCACCGTCGAGGTCCTCCCCGCGAACGCCGCGAAGAGCAACGACGTGAAGGCCGCCGAGCAGGTCACCGTCGCCTACGCCGACGGCGTGCTGCGGATCGAGGCCGCCGAGCCGAAGAGCCGGATCCTGGGCAACTCCGGTGCGGTCGAGGTCACCGTCCAGCTGCCGGCCGGCTCCCGCGTCGAGGCCAGGACCGCCGCCGCCGACTTCCACGGTGTCGGGCGCCTGGGCGACGTGACCATCGAGAGCGCGCAGGGCACCGTCAAGCTCGACGAGACCGCGAGCGCCCACCTCACCCTCCAGGCCGGTGACATCACCGTCGGCCGCCTCGGCGGCCCCGCGGAACTCCGCACCCAGAAGGGCGACATCACGATCACCGAGGCCCTGGGCGGCGCGGTCGTGCTGCGCACCGAGTCCGGCGACCTGGAAGTCGGCGCCGCCCGCGGCGTCTCCGCCACCCTCGACGCCGGCACCGCCTACGGCCGCATCACCAACACCCTGCAGAACAGCGCCGGTTCCGCCGCCGAGCTGAACATCCACGCCTCCACCGCCCACGGCGACATCACCGCCCGCAGCCTCTGACCACCACCCCTCAGCCTCTGAAGGAGCACCCCTCATGACCGACTTGGCCATCGCGGCGAACGGGCTGCGCAAGTCCTACGGTGACAAGGTCGTCCTCGACGGCATCGATCTGGCCGTCCCGCAGGGAACGGTGTTCTCCCTGCTCGGACCGAACGGCGCCGGCAAGACCACCGCCGTCAAGATCCTCTCCACGCTCGTCTCCCCGGGCCCCGGCTCGGGCGCCATCCGCATCGGCGGCCACGACCTGGCCACCGCCCCGCAGGCCATCCGGGCCGCGATCGGTGTCACCGGCCAGTTCTCCGCCGTCGACGGCCTGATCACCGGCGAGGAGAACATGCTCCTCATGGCCGACCTGCACCACCTGTCCAAGCGAGACGGGCGCCGGGTCGCCGCCGAACTCCTCGAACGCTTCGACCTCGTGGAGGCCGCGAAGAAGCCCGCCTCCACCTACTCCGGCGGCATGAAGCGCCGCCTCGACATCGCCATGACCCTCGTCGGCGACCCGCGGATCATCTTCCTCGACGAACCCACCACCGGCCTCGACCCCCGCTCCCGCCACACCATGTGGCAGATCATCCGCCAGCTCGTCACCGGCGGCGTCACCGTCTTCCTCACCACCCAGTACCTCGAGGAAGCCGACGAACTCGCCGACCGCATCGCCGTCCTCAACGACGGCAAGATCGCCGCCGAAGGCACCGCCGAGGAACTCAAGCGCCTCATCCCCGGCGGCCACGTCCGCCTCCGCTTCACCGACCCCACCGCCTACCAGCGCGCGGCCCACGCCGTCGGCGAGGCCGCGAAGGACGACGAGGCGCAGACCCTTCAGCTCCCCAGCGACGGCAGCCAGCGCGCCCTGCACGCCCTCCTCGACCGCCTCGCCACCGCCGGCATCCAGGCGGACGAACTCACCGTCCACACCCCCGACCTCGACGACGTCTTCTTCGCCCTCACCGGCGGAACCGCCATCCCCCACCAGCCGAAGGATGCAGTCCGATGAGCTCTCTCTCCCTCGCCGTCCGCGACTCGTCCACGATGCTGCGCCGCAACCTCCTGCACGCCCGCCGCTACCCCTCCCTCACCCTGAACCTGCTCCTCACCCCCGTCATGCTCCTGCTGCTCTTCGTCTACATCTTCGGCGACACGATGAGCGCCGGCATCGGCGGCGGCGACCGCGCCGACTACATCGCCTACCTCGTCCCCGGTCTGCTCCTGATGACCATCGGCAGCACCACCATCGGCACCGCCGTGTCCGTCTCCAACGACATGACCGAGGGCATCATCGCCCGCTTCCGCACCATGGCCATCCACCGCCCGTCCGTCCTCGTCGGACACGTCGTCGGCAGCGTCCTGCAATGCGTGATGAGCGTCCTGCTCGTCGGCGCCGTCGCCCTCGCCATCGGCTTCCGCTCCTCCGACGCCACCGCCCTGGAATGGCTGGCCGCACTCGGACTCCTCGTCCTGTTCGCCACCGCCCTCACCTGGATCGCCGTCGGCATGGGCCTCATCAGCCCCAACGCCGAAGCCGCCAGCAACAACGCGATGCCCCTGATCTTCCTCCCCCTCATCTCCAGCACCTTCGTCCCCATCGCCTCCATGCCCGGCTGGTTCCAGCCCATCGCCGAGTACCAGCCCTTCACCCCCGCCATCGAAACCCTCCGCGGCCTCCTCCTCGGCACCGAGATCGGCCACAACGGATGGCTCGCCATCGCCTGGTGCATCGGTCTCAACGTTCTCGGCTACTTCTGGTCGACCTCCAAGTTCAACAGCGACGCGAAGTGACCGATCCGCACCCGATCCGCCCGAGGGCGGCGTACACCGACCACCACGTCGGAGTGCGCCGCCCCGTCGGCGTTCCCGGCGTTCCCGGCGTTCCCGGCGTTCCCGGCGTTCTTTGCATGACCGGGACCAGAGACCGAGGACCAAAGGACGGGAAACCTGACAGGGGTCATTCGGTGGTTGACCTCTTACTCTGGGGGGATGAGCGCCCTCGAACCCCGTGACGCCGACATCGACGCCGATGCCGACGTCGCCGCCACCCACAGCCCCGGACCCCGTGCCGCGTACGACGACACCAAGGGGTCCGTCCTCGACGGCGACCACCGGGCGCTCAGCATCGGCATCGTCTCCGTCGTCCTGCTCATCGCCTTCGAGGCGACCGCCGTCGGCACGGCGATGCCCGTCGCCGCCCGCGAGCTGAACGGCGTCTCCGTCTACGCCTTCGCCTTCTCCGCGTACTTCACCACCAGCCTCTTCGGCATGGTCCTGGCCGGCCAGTGGTCCGACCGGCGGGGGCCGCTCGGGTCCCTCGCCACCGGAATGACCGCCTTCGCCGCCGGACTGCTCCTCTCCGGCACCGCCGCCTCCATGTGGATGTTCATCCTTGGCCGGGCCGTGCAGGGACTGGGCGGCGGCCTCGTGATCGTCGCGCTGTACGTGGTGGTCAGCCGGGCGTACGCGGAACACCTCAGGCCCGCGATCATGGCCGCGTTCGCCGCGAGCTGGGTCGTCCCCTCCGTCGTCGGACCGCTCGCCGCCGGAACGATCACCGAGCACCTCGGCTGGCGCTGGGTCTTCGTCGGCATCCCCGCCCTCGTCGTCATCCCGCTCGCCCTCGCCCTCCCCGCGATACGCCGGACCGCCTCCGGCCCCGCCGACCCGGCGGCGCCCGTCGCCCCCTGGGACCGGCGGCAGATCGGACTCGCCCTCGCCATCTCGGCCGGTGCCGGGCTGCTCCAGTACGCGGGGCAGGAGCTGCGCTGGCTCTCCCTGCTGCCGGCCGCCGCGGGCGTCGCGCTCCTCGTGCCCGCCATCCGCGGGCTGCTGCCGCGCGGCACCGTCCGGGCCGCGCGCGGCCTGCCCTCGGTCATCCTGCTGCGCGGCATCGCCGCCGGGTCCTTCATCGCGGCCGAGTCCTTCGTGCCGCTGATGCTGGTCACGCAGCGCGGCCTGAGCGTGACCCTGGCCGGGCTCTCGCTCGCCGTCGGCGGCCTCACCTGGGCGCTCGGCTCGTGGATCCAGTCCCGGCCGTGGACGGAGCCGTACCGCGAACGCCTGGTCGTCCTCGGGATGGTCCTCGTCGCGCTCGCGATCGCGGCCGCGCCGAGCGTGCTGATCGCGGCGGTGCCGGTCTGGGTGGTCGCGGCGGCCTGGGCCGTCGGCTGCCTCGGCATGGGCGCGGTGATCGCCTCGACGAGCGTGCTGCTCATGAAGCTGTCGCCCCCGGAGGAGGCGGGCGCGAACTCGGCGGCCCTCCAGATCTCGGACGGCCTCTCGAACGTCCTGCTCCTCGCCGCCGGAGGCGCCGCCTTCGCGGCCCTGGGCGGCGGCGCGGTGGGCCACGCGGTGAGCTCCCACGCGGCGACGGGCTCCCACCCGGCGGCCTTCGCGGCGGTCTTCCTGCCGATGGCGGGGGTGGCGGCGGTGGGGGCGTGGGTGGCTACGCGGCTGCGGACGGAGCCGACTCGGGCGTGAGGTAGCCAGTACCAGAATGGCCCCATGCCGGTATCGTTCCGATATGGCCATGAACCTGCGTCTCCGCGACGACCAGACCGAGGCGCTGAGGCGGCGCGCCCAGGAAGAGGGCGTCAGCATGCACGCGCTCGTACTCCGGGCCGTGGACGACTACCTCGTACGGAGCGCACACGAGGCGAGGGTGAGGCAGGCCTCTCGCGAGCAGGCGGCCAAGTGGGGCGAACTCCTGGAGCGTCTCGCGTGATGTGCGTCTACCTCTCCGCCGAGGACGTCGTCGGGATCGCCGAGGACGCGTGCGGACACACCGCTCGTGCGTGACCTAGGGCTCGTCGCGGAGGCCGCCTTCAGGCCGACGTCGGTTCACGGCGGCGAGGACGTCTACCCGGGTGCTGTGGAGAAGGCCGCGGCCCTCCTCCAGTCGCTGGCCTTCCGCAGCCCGTTCGTCGGCCGGAACAACAGCACGGCCTGGCTGTCCTGCGTCACCTTCCTCGCCATGAACGGCGTCCAGCTGCGACCGGACATCGATGCCGCGGAACGCCTGGTCATCGCCGTGGCGACGGGTGAGACCGACGAGGTCGAGGACATCGCGCGCGGGCTCCGCGAGTTGGTCCTCGCCGACGTGAGCTGAATCGCAACCGGGGCATCCCCGCCCCGTTTCATACGAGGTTCCGACCGGGCCGCCGGTAAGGTGGCCCGGTTGTCATATCTGGACGAGCGTCGAACCCGGAGATCGTGACTACTACCACCACCTCCTCCCATCACCTCTCTCCCGCCTTCCCCGGACGGGCCCCTTGGGGTACCGCCGGCAAGCTGCGAGCCTGGCAGCAGGGCGCCATGGACAGGTACCTCCAGGAGCAGCCCCGAGACTTCCTCGCCGTCGCCACCCCCGGCGCCGGCAAGACGACCTTCGCCCTGACCCTCGCGTCCTGGCTGCTGCACCACCACGTCGTGCAGCAGATCACCGTCGTCGCGCCCACCGAGCACCTGAAGAAGCAGTGGGCCGCCGCCGCCGCGCGGATAGGGATCAAGCTGGACCCGGACTACAGCGCCGGGCCGCTCAGCAAGGAGTACGACGGGGTCGCCATCACCTACGCCGGCGTCGGAGTCCGGCCCATGCTCCACCGCAACCGCTGCGAACAGCGCAAGACCCTCGTCATCCTCGACGAGATCCACCACGCCGGAGACTCCAAGTCCTGGGGCGAGGCCTGTCTGGAGGCCTTCGAGCCCGCCACGCGGCGACTCGCCCTCACCGGCACCCCGTTCCGTTCCGACACCAACCCCATCCCCTTCGTCACGTACGAGGAGGGGAACGACGGGATCCGCAGGTCCTCGGCGGACTACACCTACGGCTACGGCAACGCCCTCGGCGACGGCGTCGTCCGGCCCGTCATCTTCCTCTCCTACAGCGGCAACATGCGCTGGCGTACCAAGGCCGGCGACGAGATCGCCGCCCGCCTGGGCGAGCCGATGACCAAGGACGCCGTCTCGCAGGCCTGGCGGACCGCGCTCGACGCCAAGGGCGACTGGATGCCGAACGTGCTCCGGGCCGCCGACCAGCGGCTCACCGAGGTCCGGAAGTCCATCCCCGACGCGGGCGGGCTCGTCATCGCCTCCGACCAGGACTCGGCCCGCTCGTACGCCAAGCTCATCCGCGAGATCACCGGCACCAAGGCCACCGTCGTCCTCTCCGACGACACCGGCGCCTCGAACCGCATCGACGAGTTCAGCGAGAACACCGACCGCTGGATGGTCGCCGTCCGCATGGTGTCCGAGGGCGTCGACGTCCCGCGCCTCTCGGTCGGCGTGTACGCGACGACCATCTCGACGCCGCTCTTCTTCGCGCAGGCCGTCGGCCGTTTCGTGCGTTCACGCAGGCGCGGCGAAACCGCCTCCGTGTTCCTTCCGACGATCCCCAGCCTCCTCGGCTTCGCCAACGAGATGGAGGTCGAGCGCGACCACGTCCTCGACAAGCCCAAGAAGCACGGCGAGGAAGACCCGTACGCCGAGTCCGAGAAGGAGCTCGCCGAGGCCGAGCGCCAGCAGGACGA
The sequence above is a segment of the Streptomyces sp. NBC_01255 genome. Coding sequences within it:
- a CDS encoding DUF4097 family beta strand repeat-containing protein, yielding MQKFATTAPVSAILDIPAGTIRFIAADQTAGTTVEVLPANAAKSNDVKAAEQVTVAYADGVLRIEAAEPKSRILGNSGAVEVTVQLPAGSRVEARTAAADFHGVGRLGDVTIESAQGTVKLDETASAHLTLQAGDITVGRLGGPAELRTQKGDITITEALGGAVVLRTESGDLEVGAARGVSATLDAGTAYGRITNTLQNSAGSAAELNIHASTAHGDITARSL
- a CDS encoding MFS transporter, which translates into the protein MSALEPRDADIDADADVAATHSPGPRAAYDDTKGSVLDGDHRALSIGIVSVVLLIAFEATAVGTAMPVAARELNGVSVYAFAFSAYFTTSLFGMVLAGQWSDRRGPLGSLATGMTAFAAGLLLSGTAASMWMFILGRAVQGLGGGLVIVALYVVVSRAYAEHLRPAIMAAFAASWVVPSVVGPLAAGTITEHLGWRWVFVGIPALVVIPLALALPAIRRTASGPADPAAPVAPWDRRQIGLALAISAGAGLLQYAGQELRWLSLLPAAAGVALLVPAIRGLLPRGTVRAARGLPSVILLRGIAAGSFIAAESFVPLMLVTQRGLSVTLAGLSLAVGGLTWALGSWIQSRPWTEPYRERLVVLGMVLVALAIAAAPSVLIAAVPVWVVAAAWAVGCLGMGAVIASTSVLLMKLSPPEEAGANSAALQISDGLSNVLLLAAGGAAFAALGGGAVGHAVSSHAATGSHPAAFAAVFLPMAGVAAVGAWVATRLRTEPTRA
- a CDS encoding ATP-binding cassette domain-containing protein, which produces MTDLAIAANGLRKSYGDKVVLDGIDLAVPQGTVFSLLGPNGAGKTTAVKILSTLVSPGPGSGAIRIGGHDLATAPQAIRAAIGVTGQFSAVDGLITGEENMLLMADLHHLSKRDGRRVAAELLERFDLVEAAKKPASTYSGGMKRRLDIAMTLVGDPRIIFLDEPTTGLDPRSRHTMWQIIRQLVTGGVTVFLTTQYLEEADELADRIAVLNDGKIAAEGTAEELKRLIPGGHVRLRFTDPTAYQRAAHAVGEAAKDDEAQTLQLPSDGSQRALHALLDRLATAGIQADELTVHTPDLDDVFFALTGGTAIPHQPKDAVR
- a CDS encoding type II toxin-antitoxin system death-on-curing family toxin — translated: MRDLGLVAEAAFRPTSVHGGEDVYPGAVEKAAALLQSLAFRSPFVGRNNSTAWLSCVTFLAMNGVQLRPDIDAAERLVIAVATGETDEVEDIARGLRELVLADVS
- a CDS encoding helix-turn-helix domain-containing protein, whose translation is MPGGRLTQQERQQIALGLADGLAYAEIARRLDRPTSTITREVMRNGGPTGYRADLAHRATERRAHRSRQATPRSPEALPQAHGRDPEAVREYEEVLTTVFMQSGMPKMMSGVMACLCMSDTGSLTAAELVQRLSVSPATVSKAIAFLEGQAFVRRERDEGRRERYTVDADVWYQSMMASARATAQIVETARQGVGVLGPDTPAGTRLENIARFLDFVSESTSRAAEQARAILHTSPETPAGTTAETTADETSA
- a CDS encoding CopG family transcriptional regulator, whose translation is MAMNLRLRDDQTEALRRRAQEEGVSMHALVLRAVDDYLVRSAHEARVRQASREQAAKWGELLERLA
- a CDS encoding serine/threonine protein kinase produces the protein MGPYRLITRLDPPTSAVPCRRFVARTADGSRTVLLSTSLPGTDPARFAAEAGAARHLLGPWIAPVTDVAELTEPAAGPAWSGPAWYATPYVPALPFPVALAVHGGPLPETTVRAVGAALAEALAAAHSQGLTHAGVSPAAVLLTADGPRLSCFGAVRAAAADGEPRTGLPGLDPGSLAPEQASGGRPRPPGDVFALGAVLAYAATGHTVPEREELPPALRQVVSSCLARDPADRPTAAAVMSALAPPTSHQTVLNSAGALLTPGWLPGRVVAALARQSAELLAAELPVAPEHAGPAEPATPALT
- a CDS encoding ABC transporter permease, yielding MSSLSLAVRDSSTMLRRNLLHARRYPSLTLNLLLTPVMLLLLFVYIFGDTMSAGIGGGDRADYIAYLVPGLLLMTIGSTTIGTAVSVSNDMTEGIIARFRTMAIHRPSVLVGHVVGSVLQCVMSVLLVGAVALAIGFRSSDATALEWLAALGLLVLFATALTWIAVGMGLISPNAEAASNNAMPLIFLPLISSTFVPIASMPGWFQPIAEYQPFTPAIETLRGLLLGTEIGHNGWLAIAWCIGLNVLGYFWSTSKFNSDAK